The DNA window AAGGGTTGATGGTGCCGGGTAATAGCCTTTCTCACCGGTACATCATCACCGTGCTGAGGATCTGCTGCCTGATCGCTTCAGGGGTATGGCCGAGCAGGGCTGCGAGCAGCATTGCACCGCCGGCACCCATCCCCTCCTTCACCTCGCCGATGCAGTACCTGGCCAGACCCGGATGTCCGAGCGTGGCAAATCCCGGGTCCACGTAGAAGACCTGCGCACCGATCGTCACGGCCAGCGCTTCGATGTTGGCACTGGGGTCCCGCCGGACGTACTCGGTCGTGGCCAGGAACGGGACCGGTTGCCCAATCCCTTTGAGGACTGCCGCCACCGCCAGCATCTGAGTGCCGCCGGCCAGAATCAGCGTTCCATTATAGGTCTCGGCGATCCCGATCGCCACGGCCAGCATGGGATCCCCGGTCGCTCTGACCACTTCAAACGGTTCGGTGATCGATCCGGCCTTCAGCCGTTCCTGGACCCCACGCCAGATCGCCTCCTTCTGGGAGACCGGGTTCTGTGCGAAACTGCTGCTGACCGCTGCCTCATACCCGAGGCCGCGAAGCACACAGAGCGCGGTCGTCGTCCCGCCAGGGACGCACTCCCCGAGCACCAGCAGATCGCTGACCGACGAGAGGAACTCCCCAACCCGCGCACCGGCCACCCTCAACCGGTCGGCATCCGGAACCGCATCCTCGACCCGCGGATCCCCCCCTGGCTCGCCGTACACATCCAGGCAGGGGACGGGGGGTTTCGTAGTAAGCCCTGCATTGATGAAGAGCGGAGTCAATCCAGTTA is part of the Methanosphaerula palustris E1-9c genome and encodes:
- the cobT gene encoding nicotinate mononucleotide-dependent phosphoribosyltransferase CobT, with amino-acid sequence MAFLSDIPSFSFKRPLFAGILGNTMLSTVRGISGAGPSPAKTVLTPGLDAELITYGEIRSMAGTSDTPSGCPTPASITRAMMKLTGLTPLFINAGLTTKPPVPCLDVYGEPGGDPRVEDAVPDADRLRVAGARVGEFLSSVSDLLVLGECVPGGTTTALCVLRGLGYEAAVSSSFAQNPVSQKEAIWRGVQERLKAGSITEPFEVVRATGDPMLAVAIGIAETYNGTLILAGGTQMLAVAAVLKGIGQPVPFLATTEYVRRDPSANIEALAVTIGAQVFYVDPGFATLGHPGLARYCIGEVKEGMGAGGAMLLAALLGHTPEAIRQQILSTVMMYR